TGCGGTTGGGCAAACCATCGGCGGGGCCGAAGCCGACCTTGGTGGCCAGCACCCAATCCTGGCGATTGCGCGCAATGGCTTCGCCGACGATCTCTTCGGAGCGCCCGCCGGTGTAGACGTCGGCGGTGTCGATAAAATTGATACCCTGGTCCCAGGCCTTGTCGATGATACGCAGCGAGTCTTCGGTGCTGGTTTGTTCGCCAAACATCATGGTGCCGAGCGTCAGTGCGCTGACCTTCAACCCGGACTGGCCCAATGTGCGGTAAATCATGCAAAGCTCCTCATGGCAGGCAAATGTGAGTCATGCAATACCAGACCCGACGGCTCTGGAACAAGCCCTGGGTGCATTTCTTCATCCGCGCAGCAATGTCTGGCAGCGTGCCTGTAAAAAGCGATGCAGCACTTTCACCCGCTCCGACACTTGCAGGCGGTGAGGGCACATCAGGTTGAACGGCGTGGGTTCGCCTTGCCAGTCGGGAAGCAACTGCACCAGCCGCCCGGCCTGGATGTCCCGGGCCACATCCAGGTTGGCTTTATAGACAATGCCATGGCCGGCCAGCGCCCAGCGCCGAACGATTTCGCCGTCATCGCTGAGGTAGTCACCGCTGACTTCGACCTCCTGCAGCAGTGTGCCCTGGCGGAAATACCAGGTGCTATTGGCCTGCCCGCGGCGCATGTAGCGCAGCGTACTGTGCTGCGCCAAATCTGCAGGTACCTGCGGTGCGCCGTAGCGCGCCAGGTAGTCGGGGCTGGCGCAGACGATGCGCTGGTGGCCGGGCACCACCGGCAGCGCCACCAGGCTGGAATCCCTCGGCACGCCAAAGCGCAGGGCGATGTCGACGGTGTCGCGAAACAAATCGGCATTGCTGTCGTTGAGTAACAATTGCAGGCGGATGTTCGGGTGCTCGAGCTTGAACTCATCCAACCAGCCCAGCAGCACATTGCGGCCAAAGTCCGAGGGAGCGGCCAATTGCAATAAACCACTGAGGCTTTGGCCTTGTTGCTTGATGGCATGTTCGCCTTCGGACAGGGCTTCCAGCGCCACTCGCACGCTGTCCAGATAACGCCGGCCTTCTTCGGTCAGGCGCATGCTGCGGGTGGAGCGAGCAAGCAGGCGGATGCCGAGCCGGGTTTCAAGGCGCTTGAGGGCGATACTGGCTGCTGCTGGGGTAAGGCCGAGGCCACGGGCGGCGGCCGTCAGGCTACCGGTGTCGGCGCTGCGTACAAAGACTTCAAGGTCGAGAATCGAGCCCATTGATAAAAATCCTTTAAAGATCTTGTCGTTTTACCCGGATTTTTCGCCGATTGCCAAGCTGGGAAGATGAAGGCTCACTTTCTTGTCCAGGTAGTTTCCTCATGATTTCTTCTCTGAGCGGTAAAACCGTCATCGTTATTGGCGGCAGCAGCGGTATCGGTGCCGCCGTAGCCCAGGCGGCCATCGCTCGCGGCGCGCACGTGGTGCTGGCCGGGCGTCGCTTGACCTCCGGCATCGAGAACGGCGTACGCAGCGAACCGGTAGACGTCACCGATAGCGCGTCGTTGCAGCGATTGTTCGAAACGGTGGGGCACTTTGACCACCTGGTCTACACCTCGGGCTCTTCGGTGCGGGCCAAGCCCCTGATCGAAACCGACCTTGGCGAAGCCCAGGACAACTTCAATGTGAAACTCTGGGGCGCGCTGCGTGCGATTCAACAAGCGCTGCCGTTCCTGAATGAACACGGCAGCATCACCCTGACTTCCGGTCAGTTGGGGCGCAAGCTGGCAGGGGGGCAGTTCATCAAGACCGGCATCAACGCTGCGACCGAGGCATTGGGCAAGCAACTGGCCAAGGAACTGGCGCCACGTCGGGTCAATGTTATCAGCCCGGGCGTGATTGACACCCCGGCCTATGCCGGGTTGGCGCAAGAGCAGCGCGTGGCGATGTTTGCCAACGCGGGCGGGGCATTGCCGGTTGGCCGGGTAGGGCAGGCTGAAGACGTGGCGGCGGGGTATGTGCTGGCCATGGAGAACAGCTTTATAACGGGAAGCATCATCGATATCGACGGCGGCGGACAACTGTAACCGCCCACCGCCGGTGCCCTTTGGTTAATGACGGGCCTTGTCCAGTGTAAACGTCCCTATGGCAGTAAACTCAGGCCCGTCATTTCTTCGAAAGGAACAGGCAAACTCACCCGAGCCATGCTCGTCAGTGACTTCTTCGTTCAGTTTCAGCACCCCAGCATGGGCTGTCACCGTCCCATAGCTGTCGAGTCGTTGAAACTGAACGCGGACGTCATTGTTGCCGGCCAGGTCATGGATCAATCCCTTCGCGTCGTTATAGACCACGATGGCAAAAATATTCCGAGTCCGCGGCAAGCCGTCATCGTAATAGTCGCCCATGAAGATTCGGCGATCCGGGCGGTGGCCCCCGAAGTCGGAGCTATCAATCCGCAGGTCGGTTTTGAAAGAGTAAGAACCCGGTAGTGGTCCCCCCTCGAAGGTCAGGTTCAGTTCGCCTTTTGCCGGATACTGGGCGCTGTGAACCATTGACACGCCTGTCAGGTCGACATCACCTTTTGTCAGCGTTATCTGTTTATCGCTACCAAACTGCGCTTTACCCGAGAAAGACGCCTGCATCCGTTCACCGTCGAATGACACTGTTATCTCCCCGGCAGTTGCCCAATAGGGAGAAATACCCGAGTTTTCATGCGCAGAAAAGAGCAACCTGGCGCGCCCATCGGCAAAGCTATAGCTGTGTTGGGTCCCGTCACTCGGTAGCTCAGCGGGAAGATAAATATCAATGCCATAAAAATGGTTGGGCTCTGGCGAGAGCCGTTTTGTCGCCACCAAATGCCATATTCCATTTGGCTCCTGGTACATATCCATTTTATCCGCGTCACCCTGGAAGGTCAGGTTGTGCGCGCCTGCTACTGTGACTGCTAACGTACCTTGAGTGCCCTGTGCCGTTTTACTGATCATCTCGATAGCCCTTCAAGAAGTGAAATGAATTCACCAAGAAGGCTAAACGCGATCCAGGAATTTGAATACTGTCAAAAGTGACAGGTATAAAAGGCAAGCCTTTAATTCCATTCAAGGCACCGTGTGCCGACGCAAACACCCTCACGCCTTCCAAGAGCATCTGCGCCGTCCCGTGGAGGTTAAACCTTGAGCGTACGCGTCATCCTCAAAGCCAGCACACTCCCACCCACAATCACCGCCGCCAGCAGGTACAACGCCACATCCGTGGACCCAGTGGCATCCTTCACAAACCCCACGATATACGGGCTGAGAAACCCCGCCATCTGCCCCATGGAGTTGATCAACGCCAAGCCACCCGCTGCGGCACCGGCACTGAGCATGGCCGTGGGCACCGGCCAGAACATTGGCAGGCCGGTCAGGGCGCCCATGGTGGCGATGGTCAAGCCAAGGATGGCGATGGCCGGGGTGGTGGCGAAGTTAACCGCAATCACCAGGCCGATGGCGCCCATCAGCATCGGCACTACCAAGTGCCAGCGACGTTCCTTGCGCAAGTCGGCGGAGCGGCCCACCAGCAACATGAACACCGCCGCCAGCAGATACGGGATCGCGCTGAGCCAGCCAATCACCAGGTTGTCGCTGAAGCCCAGGTTCTTGATGATCGACGGTAACCAGAAGTTGATGGCGTACACGCCGCTCTGGATGCAGAAGTAGATCAGGCCGAACGCCCAGATCGCCGGGTTCTTGAAGACTTCAGCCAGCGAATCGCTGGTGGTTGCGGGCTTGTTCGCCAGGTCCGTGGCCTGGTCGGCTTCCAACACTGCGCGTTCATGGGGCTTGAGCCACTTGGCATGGGCGAAGCTGTCACTGAGCAGGAAGTAGGCGAGGGCACCGAGGATCACAGTCGGGATGCCTTGCAGCAGGAACATCCACTGCCAGCCGGCCAACCCGCCTTGGCCGGCGGCGAAGTGGTTGAGAATCCAGCCGGAAAACGGGCTGCCGAGCAAGCCGGACACCGGAATGGCCGACATGAACAGCGCCATGATCCGCCCACGGCGGAAGGTCGGAAACCACTGTGAAAGGTACAACACCACCCCTGGAAAGAAGCCGGCTTCAGCGGCACCGGTAAACAGGCGCAAAGTGTAGAAATGCGTGGGCGTAGTCACGAACAGCAAACACGTGGAGAGCGTGCCCCACACGATCATCATCAACGCGATCCAGCGCCGTGGGCCGAACCGGGTCAGCGCCAGGTTACTCGGCACGCCGCACAGCACGTAGCCGATAAAGAAAATCCCGGCGCCCAGGCCGTACACGGTTTCGCTGAACTTCAACGCATCGAGCATCTGCAACTTGGCAAAGCCAACGTTGACCCGGTCGAGGTAGTTGAACAGGTAGCAGATAAAGATGAAGGGGATCAGGCGCAGGGTAATGCGCTTGTAGATGGCGTTTTTATCGTCATCGCTGGCCAGTGCGGCAGTAGCGCTCTGTGACATGGGGATTCTCTCTTTATTATGATTTTTCGCGGCGCGAGGGTAACGTTGACCGCCCCAACAGTCTCAGCGACGTGATGGGCGACTGTCTTTGTGCCGGCGCACAGCGAAGCCACCTTTGCGCTGTGCCGGTGAACAACCCGTCTTTTCAGGAAATTAGCCCCATGTTCGAGTTGGATCATGACTTGGCGCAGGAGATTGTCGATCGCACCATGGCAATCCTGCCCTATAACGTCAACGTCATGGACAGCCAGGGCCTGATCCTCGGCAGCGGTGAGCCGGAGCGTATCAATACTCGTCACGAAGGGGCGCAGTTGGTCCTGGCCAATGGCCGGGTGGTGGAAATCGACGGGCAGACCGCCAAGCATCTCAAGGGCGTGCAACCGGGCATCAACCTGCCGCTTATGCACGATCAGCGGCTGATCGGCGTGCTGGGCATTACCGGCGAACCCGATGGCCTGCGCACCTATGCCGAACTGGTGCGCATGACGGCTGAAATGTTGGTCAGCCACCGCCATCAGCAAGCCGAGCAGCAATGGCGACGCCAGCGTTGTGATGATTTGCTGGCCTTGCTGCTGGCCGACAATGGCGACTCCCCCCGTCTGGTGGACGAAGCCCGGCAACTGGGCCTCAAACCGCATCTGGCGCGCACGCCATACCTGTTCGAACTGGGCCCGGGCCAATCGGCAGAAGCCTTGAGTGCCTGGCTCACCAGCCGCTATCCCGACAGTTGGTGCGTCAGCCCTGCGCAGTTCTCCCTGCTGTGGTGCCGGCCTGCCGCTGTGCAGGTCGATAATCCGCGTTTGCTGGAAAAGCTCGACGGCCTGGGTTGGACTATCCTGCGTGTTGCGGTTGGCGGGCAAGCGGATGGCTTGCCAGGGTTGCGCCGATGCTACCGCCGTGTCGGTGATCTGCTTGCCTATGGCCGCGATCTCCTGCCGCAGACACGCCTGTTGACCCTCACCCGTTATCGTCTGCCGGTCATGCTCTGGCGTCATCGCAACGACGACGCCCTGGACGAGTTGCTCAACCCCTTGCGCAAGGTGCTGGCCAAGGACAGCAACGGGCAACTGCTGGCCACCTTGCGCAGTTGGTGCGAGCACGACGGGCAAAGCCAGGCGTGTGCCGATGCCTTGGGCATCCACCGCAACAGCTTGCGTTACCGCATGGAGCGTATTGCCGAACTCAGCGGCGTCGACCCGCTGACCCTCGACGGTATGCTTACCTTATACCTGGGCGTGCAGTTGTTGCCTCAGCCTCTGGAGGCGCAGGCTTTGTAGAAATGACCAACAAACCCCACCTGCACTTGTGCATCGGACCGGCGTCATTGCCCAGGCCAACTGGCAGCATGGGCATCATAAAAACCGGAGAAAGCCCATCATGAAGATCATCATCGCCCCCGACTCGTTCAAGGACAGCCTCAGTGCCGCAGGCACGGCCCAGGCCATTGCCGAAGGGTTGGCCCAGGTCTGGCCGGATGCGCAGTTGGTCGAATGCCCAATGGCCGATGGCGGTGAGGGCACGGTGGATGCGGTACTTGCTGCGTGCAATGGCCAGTTGCGCCGGCAAACCGTGCGAGGCCCACTGGGAGACGAAGTCGAGGCACGTTGGGGCTGGTTGGCCGACAGCCATACCGCGATTATCGAGATGGCCGAGGCCAGTGGTTTGCAACTGGTCGCGCCGGGCCAGCGCGACGCGTGTTCGACGACAACATATGGCACCGGGGAGTTGATCTGCGCCGCCCTGGATGCGGGGGCGCAGCGCATTATCCTGGCGATTGGCGGCAGTGCGACCAACGATGGCGGGGCTGGTGCGATGCAGGCCCTGGGTGTGCAACTTTTTGACGCAGAAAGCCAGCCGCTGTCCCCGGGTGGGCTGGCGTTGGCGGGCCTGGCGCGTATTAGCCTTGAAACGCTCGACCCGCGTTTGGCGCAGGTGCGTTTTGAGATCGCTGCTGACGTCAATAACCCCCTGTGCGGTCCTCACGGTGCCTCAGCGATTTTCGGCCCGCAGAAAGGTGCGAGTCCCGAGCAGGTGGCCCAACTGGACGCCGCCCTTGACCATTTCGCCCACCACTGCGCCCAGGTGCTGCCCAAGGATGTGCGCGACGAACCGGGCAGTGGTGCTGCCGGTGGCCTGGGCTTCGCCGCCAAGGCATTCCTCGGTGCACAATTTCGTCCGGGCGTGGAGGTGGTCGCCGAACTGGTTGGCCTCGAACACGCCGTACGCGGCGCCGACCTGGTCATCACCGGCGAAGGCCGCTTCGACGCTCAGACCCTGCGCGGCAAGACCCCGTTCGGGGTTGCGCGCATCGCCAGCCAGCACGGCGTACCGGTCATTGTGATCGCAGGCACCTTGGGCGACGGTTACGAGCAGATGTATGCCCACGGTGTGGATGCGGCGTTTGCCCTACCGTCGGGACCAATGAGTCTGGAGCAAGCCTGCAGCGAGGCCCCTCGCCTGTTGCGCGAGCGCGCCGCGGATATTGCGCGGGTGTGGCGCCTTGCTGCTAATCACTGACCCCCTGCGCCAACCGCTCCACCCACTGTTGCTGAAACGCTTGCAGCGCCGCACCGGGTTGCTGCAATTGCACAAACTCCAGCATTGGGTCTTGCACCGCGGTGCGCACGCCGCTTAATTCCTCCAGAGTCGCCAACCCGCAAAACGGTACGTAGGCTTCGCTGTAACCGCCTTCATGCACCAGCACCAGGCGGCCCTGGCACATACGCTCGGCTGCCTGGCGCAGGCTGCGGGTCATCAGCCGGAACGATTCGCTGTGCAGCAACATGCGCGCCAGTGGGTCGACGGCATTGGCGTCATAGCCGCAGGCGACGATGATCAGCTCTGGCTCGAAACGCTCAAGGGCGGGCAACACGATGCGTTCCATCGCATGCGCATAGGTTGCGTGACCACTGCCCGGCGGCAGCGGGATATTGATGTTGGCGCCCAGGCCAGGACCCCGGCCACGATCCTGTTCGCCGCTGTAGCCCGGTGGGTAGCAAGCGTCCTGATGCAGTGAAACCGTCAACACATCGGCGCGCTCCTCGAAGATTGATTGCGTGCCGTTACCGTGGTGCACGTCCCAGTCGATCACGGCGACTTTGCCGAGCCCGTTATGGACCTTGGCCGCTTCGATGGCAATGGCAATATTGGCGAGAAAGCAGAAGCCCATGGCGCTGTCTGCCAGGCAGTGATGCCCAGGTGGCCGGGACAGGGAATAGGCATTGTGCGCCTGGCCCTTGAGCACCGTGTCTACGGCGGCGATGGTCAAGCCCGCAGACAGTTTCGCGATCTCGTAGCTGCCCGGCCCAATCGGCGCCTGCGGGCCGAGCTCGCCGCCGCCAGCATCGCTCAGGGCCTTGAAGCGTTGCAGATAAGCGCTGCTGTGCACCCGTAGCAGGTCTGCTTCACTGGCCGGCGGTGCGCTAAGCAGGTGCAGATGACGCGTCAATCCAGACACATCCAACAAGCTTTTCAAGCGGCGTTTGGTCTCCGGGGATTCGGCATGACCGCTGCCAGCCGGCGGTTGTACCCAGCCGCCTACGGGTAATGTCAGCGCGTGCGCACCTGCGCTGTGCCACAGGCTCATTTCATCGAAGAAAAATGCGGTGGTTCGGTTCATACCGGCTCCAGTTCGGTGAGGTGGTTGGGACGGCTGGTGAGGATCATCACCAGGGAAAGCAACGTGATAACGGCAGCGCCCAGCAGCAGAAGGGTGAACCCGCCGCTGGCCTCGATCAGGCGGCCGGCAATCGCCGGGCCGATGGCCAGGCCACCGCCGATCACCAGGTTGGAGGCGTTCATGAGTTTGCCGCTGTGATCAAGATCGGCCAGGCAGGCCAGCACCAACGGCAGGATGAACGTCCAGATGAACTTGAACAGCAGCGCCGCCAGGGCAAAACGCAGCAGCGCTGGCTCGCCGAGCAAAAGCAGCACAGCCGCCACCATCAGCGCATAACCCCCGAGCAACAGCATTGCTCGGGGCAGTCGCCCGCCAATCAGCGACGCGCTCGCGGCGCCGGCAATGCCCATTACGGTTGCGATGGCGAGTACCTCACCACTGTGTTGCGGGGAAATCCCGACACTGGCGCCCAAGGCACCGATAAAGGTCCAGACACCGCCCAAGCTGATGTAAAAGGCCAGGACCGCGCCGAGCCCCAGCGCGGCTTTCCAGCGCGAGCCAGGCAATGAAGGGCCGTGGCTTGCCGGTGCCGTGGCATTGCCAGCGGGAAACGCCCGGGCCAGAGGCAGTAACAGGGTCATCAAGCCCGCAAGGATCAGGTAACAGGCGTTCAGTCCAAACCGCTCGAACAAGCCCGGCAGTACGATCAGCCCGAGTGCACCGACGACTAATTGGCCCATCACCCACAGCCCGTAGACACGGCTGGGATTGGCGGTAGTGGCGGCGCTGGCCAGGCAGAGGATCATCAATGAGCCGCCGGCCAGGGCGCTGGTACAGCGCAGCGCCAGTAACGCTGCATAGGTGTCGGCGCGCATCGACAACAGATTGGCCACGATAAACAGCAGCGCTGCAATCAGGGCCGCGGCGCGCCAGTCAACGCGCTTGAGCCACCACCAGGCAGGCAAGGTCGCCAGGCTCATCGCGCCCAGCTCCACGGAAAACAAATCGCCAATGCGTGCCGGGCTCAGTTGCCATTCGCTGGCCAACTGCGCGGCCACGGCGGGTGCGGTCATCAGGATGGTTGGGGTGATGGCGGCAAACAGCACGATTGCTGCCAGCCGTGCCTTTGCCGCAGAGGGTTGAGTAGGCATTTTCAAACTCCAGGAATGGGGATCAGAACACATGGACCAGGCGCAGCAAGGCCTCGGTCCCGGCATAGCCGTTGGAGGTAGCGACGTTTTGCGAAAGGCTGACCATCAGTTGGTTCTGGGTGTCGAGCCAATGCCCCAGTTCCAGGCCCAGTTGCGTGTAGCGTTTGTGGGTATCGTCGATACGGCGATTGTTGATGCGCAGCGCACCACCATCCGCCTGGATCAGGCGCAGTGCCCCGTAAGTGGCGGCGCTGAAGTCATAGGACGCGAAGGCTTGCAGGCGGTACAGCGGGGCTTGCTTGAGTTCGCTGCCAAAATAGTCGTCATTCCTGGCGTAAAGCTGGGCTTCGAGGTTGGCTTCCAGCACCCAGTTGTCGCCGATGCCCTGGGTGTAGTTGTAGACAAAGGTGGCGCCCCAACGGTTGGCACCCGGGGACACATCCGGGTTATGGCTGTGGTACTCACCTAGCGGCACGGTGATCAGGCTCAACAGGCCGCTGTAGGTGCGCGATGCCGGGTCGTTGATGAAAAACAGCGTGCCGCCCACTTGTGGATCGCCCAGGCCGCGCTCGCGGGTGCGCTGCTCAGTGCCGGGCAAGCGCGCCGTAATATCGGCAAATGGCAGGATGAACTGCGGCGTACACAGCGTGCCGCAGGCGTCGGTGAAATACACCTGGCGGTAGGCCAGGGCGTTGACCTTGAGGTCGGCCTTGCCGGTGCTGTCGGCGGGCCCATGGAAATCGCCGGCACGGGTGGCGGGCAGGTACACCACCCCCAGGCTGGTGCCCGGCGGTGCGCCGAAAAAGTCCCGGGCGTTAAGGTCGGCGGCCTGGCTGTCGAGGCTGAGCAGCGTGCCGCCAAGCAGCACTGTGATCTTGCATAGAGGTGAATGAATCATGGCAAGGCATCTCTTGTAAGCGGCAGCCAAAAAACGGGCAACAGCTGCCCGCGACCGTGAAAACGAGCGTGGCAAAGTCTTAAGTTGAAAGGGCGAGGATCAGTCGGGAGGGGCGTGCACCAAGTGCGCTATACGCGCCTTGTCGTTGACCCCGAGCTTGGTGTAAATGGCGCGCAGATGGTGGCGCACCGTATTGGGTGAAAGGCCAAGGTCGCGGGCCACTTGCTTATAAGTCTTGCCCTCGCCAAACCCCTGGGCCACGTCGTTCTCTCGCGGGCTCAACTGGGGCAGTGCACGGTTGAGGCGCGCCGCCAGCAGCAACTGGTCGCCCACTGCCGAAACCTGGATGTGAATGTGCTTGCCGGCATGGCCGCGTTCATCCAGTTGTACCGGCAGGGTAGGGCCGCTCCAGCGCGGCCACTCACTGAGCAAAATGTCGATAAAGCCGCGCTCGGCGCATTGCAATACGCCTCGAGGGTCGCATACGGCCAAGGCGAGGTTGCGTGGGCTGGTCAGGGTTTCACGCATGGCCACCAGCGTGCGGATCTGGTTCGCGGACACTGCCGCCACCAGATGCAACATCAGATTATTGAGCAGCAGGCAGTCATGGGTGTTGAACCTGGGCGCACCGGGTTTGCGGTACAGCGTCAGGTGGTCGCTGAGGTGGGTTTGCGGGTCGATATGGATCACGCACAGCAATTGGTCCAGGCCGTGGCGCTGCCCCAGCCAATTCAAGGCGCTGCCATTGGCCGGGTCGCGCATGTCGATGATCACGGCCTGGCCGGGTGTTGCATGAACTCGGCCGACGGTCACGTCCAGATGGCGGATCGACTGCCAGTCCGCCAGGTAGTGTGGTGGCAAATGGTACAGGTAACTGTTGTGCTCCTCCGGCACACCCTCAATCACCGCCGCGCGCCCCCACCAGGCACTGTCAAATGCCAGCAACTGGCTCAGCCGCGCCAGGGCATGGTGCTGGAAATGTTCGATGTCTTGATGTTGAGCCAGGCGCTGCAGATCCAGGGCCAGGGTACTGAAGGCCTGCAACAGGCCATTGGAATCAAGGCGACTCATAGGTATTCCTCTGTGGGACTTTTTTTGTTGTTCTCGTCACAGGGTGAAGGCCGGGACCTGGGTTCAGGGGGCAGGGCCTGGGTTGAGTATCGATGTTGCACGGCTGGACTGCCATCGTTCAGATGCAGGATGGCGCTGGTTGATGTGTGGGAAAACGCCGGGCTCGTCAGGCGCCTGACTTTGCCCCTACACTGGTCCGCCATTGGTCTTTCAAAGGATGAAACACAATGCACGCACCTGAGCCCCATATCGTGATCCAGCGCTTTACCGAGGCCCACCTTGAGGGCGTCGCCGCGCTCTACAACGAACCGGCGGTCTGCCGTCAGGTGCTGCAAATGCCTTTCCAATCGGTGGAAGCCTGGCGCAAGCGTTTGGTGATGGATAACGAGCGGCGCTTGCAGTTGGTGGCGGTACATGGCGGTGAAGTGGTTGGCCAACTGGGCCTGGAGCAGTACCTGCGCGTGCGTCAGAGCCATGTCGGTTCGTTCGGCATGGGCGTGGCGACTGCCTGGCAGGGCAAGGGCGTCGGCTCGCGGCTGTTGACCGCCGCGCTGGACGTCGCCGACAACTGGATGAACCTGCACCGCGTGGAACTGACGGTGTATGCCGACAACGAAGCCGCGCATCACCTGTATCGCAAGTTCGGCTTCGAAGTGGAGGGGCGGTTGCGCGATTACGCCCTGCGTGACGGTGCGTTTGTCGACACCCTGAGCATGGCGCGCCTGCGCAAGTCGGCTTAATCCGCTAGAGCAAACGCCACCGCCGCCTGTGCATGCAGCGCGGTGGTGTCCAGCAGCGGCAGGGCGCTGTGTTCGGGCTGGATCAACAGGCAGATTTCCGTGCAGCCGAGGATGACCGCCTGGGCGCCGCGCGCGGCGAGCGCCTGGATCACCCGCTGATACACCTGGCGCGAGGCGTCGCTGATGACCCCCACGCACAACTCTTCATAAATGATTCGGTGCACTTGCTTGCGCTCATCCGCGTCCGGTATCAGCACGGTCAGGCCCTGGGCGGCGAGACGGGATTTGAGGAAGTCCTGTTCCATGGTGAAACCGGTGCCGAGCAGACCTACCTTCAAGGTACCGGCCTCCAACGCCGCGGCCGCCGTGGCGTCGGCAATATGCAGGAATGGAATCGACACCGCCGCCTCGATACGCGGCGCCACCAGGTGCATGGTATTGGTACACAGCACCACGCACTCGGCGCCCCCTGCCTGCAAACGGCGCGCGGCGTCCTCCAGGATCAGCGCGGTATCGTCCCAGCGACCGGCGTGCTGGGC
This genomic stretch from Pseudomonas synxantha BG33R harbors:
- a CDS encoding GNAT family N-acetyltransferase; the protein is MHAPEPHIVIQRFTEAHLEGVAALYNEPAVCRQVLQMPFQSVEAWRKRLVMDNERRLQLVAVHGGEVVGQLGLEQYLRVRQSHVGSFGMGVATAWQGKGVGSRLLTAALDVADNWMNLHRVELTVYADNEAAHHLYRKFGFEVEGRLRDYALRDGAFVDTLSMARLRKSA
- a CDS encoding aspartate/glutamate racemase family protein yields the protein MRTIGLIGGMSWESSAEYYRLINQRVRDQLGPLRSAQILLYSVDFGPVEQAQHAGRWDDTALILEDAARRLQAGGAECVVLCTNTMHLVAPRIEAAVSIPFLHIADATAAAALEAGTLKVGLLGTGFTMEQDFLKSRLAAQGLTVLIPDADERKQVHRIIYEELCVGVISDASRQVYQRVIQALAARGAQAVILGCTEICLLIQPEHSALPLLDTTALHAQAAVAFALAD